A stretch of DNA from Lotus japonicus ecotype B-129 chromosome 4, LjGifu_v1.2:
caaaatttcatatagaatataaaatggactcaccatccatggcttccaaagaatctcttttggtggaatatctataaaaaaaaacctgaagaaaagaatttgaaattagcatggcaagtgatgaacgaaattgaccttgaagtcaaacatgagtgaatgaaagttaaaggtaaagtaaaataaaattgaaaaaaaccataacatattatgcaagcaaaggaagaaaataatatgaaacctccatctgcaaccttcccaatcagtccaaggcagcaaatcagagggatgcgattgcaagtagatgacaaagtggttccgtggagagatgagacgattttgtgggggtggttccgttcagtggagagatgggatgagaattgcatggaggagatgaattccatggaggagatggtggaggtaggcagggttttaagagaGTTTTTGCTGAtgagatgtattattgatttatatcacagattttatattaagataaaaccatgaaataaacaacataaatcctaatcaaatctaaaataaaaaaatgtactaaataaatatagataaaaactatcaaaatctagcaaatcacaataaaaactcataaaatccggaattaattaaaaatccgaaaattcaataaaaataccataaaaattaattaatactctaaaaataaataataatataaattaagataaaatccagaaataaataacataaatcctaatcaaatctaaaatttaaaaatgtactaaataaatatagataaaaactatcaaaatctagcaaatcacaataaaaactcataaaatccggaattaattaaaaatccgaaaattcaataaaaataccataaaaattaattaatactctaaaaataaataaaaaataaattaagataaaatcaagaaataaaaaacctaaatcctaatcaaatataaaatttaaaaatgtatttttttttattaaggagaaataaagtaaggaaaaatcagggcacatgtggcaagtggggccaaggagaaagagcttacatataaaatattatgtgagaattaatctgggagcgacacgtcactaacttggcctgtgagagcgacacgtcatgctagaagttgttcttttctaatatatatagatagatattgaTTTGATCATCTTAATTAACTTTCACTTTTTGTaggttaattaattttgaagttAAGAAAAATGATTATGTaataatatatgtatatatgatGATAGGAATAGAAATAAAGGATGTTATATTCAACTATTTACTCAGTGGCGAAACTAGAAATTTTAAGAAGTCTAGGCAAATTTTATGATAAAGTCTCTAAACTTTATCTTTCCTTATAAATTTTGccttttttctaaattttttttgcCAAAAAACCTCCTTAGTccaaaaaaatttgtatttttttttgagcCAGGGCATTGGACCTACCAAGCTCTGTGGTAGGTCCGCAACTGTATTTACTGCTTAGCGCGATTAGTCACTATTGTCGGCGGATGAAAGTAGATAGCAATAGCATGACTCACCaaaaatatatgtatatatataagtaatgtATATAAATTgtctattaaaaatatattactaACCTTCTAAAGCGAAAGATAAGGAATTGACATTTCGATGGAGAATAATATAGTATGAGGTATGGAACATACTTCATCATCACCATGATGGGCTTGCTTACTTTTTACGTGAGATACTTTACGTGCCCTCTTTTGCTAAAAGCTCATTCCTTCAGGATTGGAAagcaaaatatttttaaaaattgttaattaaataaataaagattagTGAAGCCACTAAAGAAAcattgaaaagaaaagaagttaGATAAATGATACAcgtgatatatgatatgatattaaGTTTTAAAGAGAGATAGACAGAAAAGTGAAATAGTTTAATTACTATTGAGTGGTTTATGAATCTATCTATAgtacatataaattaaattaaataaatttacaaaAAACTAGTTTCgtaaattatgaaaaaaaaggTTAACTAACAAACACGAACCACATTATTAAGGGAGTGCTAGTAACatttttcttaatatttttttaatactttttttaTTGATCGATTGAAATTATGCGAGTCTTATTAAATTTGAAGTGGACccatatttttatgttttacATAAATTTCAACCTATTAAAAAATCAACGTTAAAAAGAGATTATTACTAGTAGTCATTCTATTTCAAACTAACCGTCCATTTATTGTGAAAAAAAGTTTTATGATAAATATTcacttaaaattttaatgaagtattaattgatatttctCTATAACGCTCCAATAAAAAAATGGTGAGAGATAAAAGGTCGAAGATAAAATAAGGGCTTGCTAGGAAAGGAGTTCGATGTCCACCGACAACCATCCGGATGGTGGATAGACCTGATGTAAAGCTGGAAACGATTTTGTTGAAGGACTCTCTGTTGGTTTCGTAGTGTTTTCTTCTTTGATTAGTTTTccgaatgaaaaaaaaaactcaaaaagataaaatagaaaaacaaataatattaaaaattagtaGGATTTTTTTTCGATGCATCGGAAAACAAAAATTAGTAGGATTTATTACATGAATCTATTagagtagttttttttcttaatttatcaTTGTTATTCCATTGTTTGTGgggggagaagaagaggaagagagaaagagcattgtgttgttgttgtgtgtgCAAGCAAAGAGAGGTAGCTACAATAACACTCACTCACTATATATGCCTTGTAAATAGTGCTCTCTATCTGCCTCTTCCTCCATTCACCTCTCCAAACTTTCCTCCTTCTTTCATTCTCtcaccacacacacacacaccaacACCAACAGCAACAATGGGAGATGAGAAGAAGCCCAAGGTTGGTGTCTGGCCCACCATCAAGCCTTTCGTCAATGGCGGAGCCTCCGGCATGCTCGCCACCTGCGTCATCCAACCCATCGATATGATCAAGGTTTGCGAATAAAGCTCTCACCTTTACGCAATTTCACTCTTGATTCGCCCAGATGGCCTTCTGGGTCTCTCTGATTTTCCTTCTCAGACTCAGATCTGTGTTTTTGCTGTGATGGGGTTTCATTGTTTTGATGATTTTTTGTTGGTGTAGGTGAGGATTCAATTGGGTCAAGGATCGGCTGTACAGGTTACATCCAACATGCTCAAGAATGATGGTGTTGGTGCCTTCTACAAGGTTGCTTTTGCATTTCTTCccatgtttttgttttcttttttttgcattttgtgACTGATCCTTGATTGTTCTAGCTGGAATTTCAATTTTGTGGATGATTTATGATAATGATGATTCACCATGGTGTGCATGTTTGTGTTGTGTTTTCTTCATTTGCTTGCCTATAGATCTGCAAGTGGAACTGGATTTTCATACATTGTTTGTTGCTTTGGCTTATGAGTTTTGATgtggtttcttttttttttttttgataggcaaatgttagttgttaattgttagtaaattagttcctttgCTAGGATTTGAACCCTGgcccttcaccctgcaaatccgttcatttcccttagctcaccaagtgagctacccttccccccccccctcccatGATGTGGTTTCTTACCTATGAGTTACTGTTTTGTCCGGCTTTGAATTTGGACTTCGGTTTTGATTTTATTGTTGATCCTTTGTGGAGGTATTTGTATACTGGTGGTCTAAAGAGAATCACTTTATGCAGGGTTTGTCAGCTGGACTACTCAGGCAGGCTACATACACCACTGCTCGACTTGGAACATTTAGGTGAGTTGTTCTGATAACGTTCATGGGATCACTTTGTTTAATCTTAATAAAATAGTGGTTTTCTGATGCAATTTCTTcgaggctatgtttggattgacaGATCATAGGGAACGGAATGGAATGAAATAGAGTGGAATAAAAGTCATATTCCATTGTCTGGATGTTTTAAGGTGGAACGGAACAAATTTATCACTCAATTGTCTGGATAATGAACGGAACCAAATGAGTTAtaacatttttatttctatattaCCCGGACTTTGAAAACAacaatattgaatatataataaAGGTAGATGTAGAAAAATATATTTGTAGTTTAAGTAGTTTCAAGTGGCTCCATTCCATTCCTCTCCGTTCGTGGGGGTAAGAAAATTGATGGTAAGTAATGGAATGAGATGGAGTGGATTACATCACCTTCCATTCCATCTTTATTTAGCAAAACCAAACAATGAAACATAAAACCATTGTACTCCCTaccatcaatccaaacagaGGCTTGATTTTTGTTCTCCATTAGCTATTATTTTTGCTTCTGAGAAAAGCGTTAACCAGTTTTTGGGTGTTTTAATTGAAACTTACATaattaatattgatttttttcgAAACAAATTTTTCAAAAGAGGAGTTACTTAAAATGCAGTCTAACGGGCTGTTAATCAATCATAAAGGATAAGTTTTGTTGTTTTTCTATAAAGTCTTTGTATGATTCCTTTTCATTGTTTTGCCCTAGTAGTTTTTATCACTAGATGGTACATTCTCTTGAATAGTTAAGGGTTTTGTCTTACATACTGACTTTAATACTTTTTAGAATCTTGACAAGCAAAGCAATTGAGGCTAATGATGGCAAGCCCCTGCCACTGTATCAGAAAGCCTTATGTGGGTTGACTGCTGGTGCTATTGGAGCAACTGTTGGTAGTCCAGCAGATTTGGCACTCATTCGTATGCAGGCTGATGCGACTTTACCTCTTCATCAGCGCCGACATTACACAAATGCCTTCCATGCACTTTATCGTATTGTTGCAGACGAAGGGGTTTTGTCGCTTTGGAAAGGTGCTGGGCCTACTGTAGTAAGAGCAATGGCATTGAACATGGGGATGCTTGCATCTTATGATCAAAGTGTTGAGTTCTTCAAGGATTCCGTTGGTCTCGGGGAAGCTTCTACAGTTGTAGGTGAGGAACCATTTAGATATTGTTGAACAATTTTATTTGAACTTTGCACTATCTTACATTAGAAAGATTCATGAACTCGTTTTTCCTTCATCAACTACTATCATTTTATTTCCAAAATTTTCCGTCAGATACATAGTTTTccccttttctattttttgctTGCTTGTATGGGTACTTATTGTTTGATGTGTGATAGCTCTCGTCTTTTACTCCCAAACCATATAATCACTTCAAACAGTGCATTATATGGTCACTTGCAGCATTTCTTAATATTATTAGTAATGTAGTTTAAGTGATAAGCCTTTTGAAATTATCAAGTATAAATACTTGTATTTTAAGGTTAATGACTGGTGTTTGTTTGGGCCAAATATTCAAGATGATGACCAATTACACAAATATCAAATTTTGGCCTAAATTTTTTGGGAGGTTGGGTAATGGTTGTATTTATGATGTGCTGAGGGCATTGTTTAACATCTCATATTGAGGGGGCATTCGGGTAAACACCTTACTTCTTACTAAATACTTATCAAATTAATGTTTATTCATAGTCTTATGCAAGAAGCTTATTGAAATAATCTCAAAGAGCTTATAAGTAGGTCATGAACTATTTTCGTAAGCTTAACCAAATTCCTACTCATTAGCactttttcataagctaataTGGGAAGCTTATCAAAATGAGTTCAAAAGAGATTATAGGTAGTTCATAAACTATTTTCATAAGCTTAACCAAATTCCTATTTAAGTGGgtatgctataagataagcttaaataagctcttccaataCACCCTAGAGGCCTAGATGATTTTCTTTGAAATTTGATGAATAATTCCTATCTTCCATTCCTTGCCATGCGCTATATATAGATCACCATGGGAGGAAAGCAGGACAGTTTAACcctgtttttacttttttcttaGCTGCTTATTAAAGTATATGATTGTTTTTTCTGGTTGGCTCCCACGTCTAATTTTGACTGTGAAGAAGCTGGGAGAAAAAGTATATAACCAAGTTTCCAAACTCACCTCAAATACAAATTAATTATAAGATAGTATGTTACCATCTTGACGACTTAGCTTGGAATTGCTCCTTTTTCATGTGCAAATGGTTATTTGAAGATCTACCTTTATAAAGGATGCTATTGTTGGGTATAGACTAACTGAGCGATGTTTATGcaattaattaatgtttatcCTCAATTAAACTATGTATATTCTGTTCTTTGTAACATTAAGTGTGGTTCTTTATCTGGCCAATGTCCATGATGCTGTGGTCCATGAATACTTGTGTGTACCCAAGCGACACTGCTTATTCAGAtattcaacttttgttgttCACTTTTGTCTCCATTGGTGCTCTTGCAATttgtctctctttctctcccttTGTGTAATTTGATTTTCAAATATTTGTATTACAAGTTGTTGTTCTGGTACAAATTTTTGGGAGTCTAGATTTTTTGCAGTGTTCTGATAGTATGGAAGCTTATATAACATTACCCTCATATGTCATGGTTCATAGTTTGAGTTACGGTCCTATAAGGGAATTCTCCTTTATTGAACTCGAGTCTTTGTTTAAGTGGTAACCTCCGACATTCCATGTTGATTGTCTACTGTATGGTACATATCTGAAACTCCCTTTTTATACTGCCAAAGATTTTATTCTCACTGTTTGCTCTTATTATCTCTTCAGCTGCGAGTTCCGTTTCTGGATTTTTCGCGGCAGCTTGCAGTTTGCCATTTGACTACGTCAAGACCCAGATTCAGAAGATGCAACCTGATGCTGAGGGAAAATATCCATACACTGGCTCTCTTGACTGTGCTGCGAAAACCTTAAAACAAGGAGGACCGTTTAAATTTTACACCGGATTCCCTGTCTATTGTGTTAGGATTGCTCCTCATGTCATGGTATTCCCTTCTGTCAAACATGTCCTTTCTACAGTGATCATTTTACTTGTTACTTTGTGATGTTCTTTTTAGTAACTAAATTACATTACATTTGAGGGTTTTATTAAGTTAATATTTTGTTAATATGCAGATGACATGGATCTTCCTCAACCAGATTCAGAAGTTGGAGAAGTCCTATGGGTTGTAGTTCTCTGCAGCGGTGGACATTTTTTGTTGAATTCAAGGTTTGAGCATTTGAATAATTTGTTGGCTGTGTTGTAGCCCGTTTATGCAAATTAAACACCAAAGGAGCTCTGATCATTTTTTAAGATTTAATTAATCATGCAACTGAAGCAGGAATTTGACACACTTTATATTGTATTAGTAAAATATAGAATTGGATGCGGATGAAGCAGAACAGCATAATTCCATTTTTGAATGGATGCAATTGAGATACCTGTTGGGATATAATCCTAAACTAGAATAAGTACTCTATCTCTTAGACAACATTTAGACATCAAGTTTTGTAACTTTCTTCCATATTATCTTCAAGTATTTCTTGCAGCTAAGGATTCAAGGCTTTTCAAGCACATCTTATTTGTTGATGctttttccattttttctttAATAGAAATTGTTTGTCTACTCTTAATCGTTTTTGTAACTTTTTTCGTAACGGTTTTCCAAACACACCCAATGATAGCGTCAAATGTGGACATCTAATTTCTTAGTGTGTTTTGGATTTCTGTTGAACTCAATGGATCAATGTTGAACTTGATCCAGCAAAATTTTGCTTTTTCCTCATTAAACTTGGCGTGGTAGATACAGAAGAAAAATCACGTAAGCGTATGCATGCCAAACTTAAAACATACACTAGGTAGATTCAGAATGCAGAATGCAGCGGTCAAAATGGGACATTACTTTTGACACCACTCCTTTTCCTTCTCGCACCTCCATCTATTATTGAAGTTAATTTCTTGCAAAGTAAAAAACTTACCGAAATAAATTTCTGGAAGCTAACTTGGATGGTATGAATAGGAAAAATTAGAAAACCTTGAAAAAATACATATGCATACGGACAAAAGAACTGTTTATCAAGTAACATACACATTTTCCATCCAAATTGCCAGCAGGTTGTTCTTTTCATCATATATGCAGGGAAGTTGTCAACACCCTTCTATTAACCTTATTCTAAACTTCAATTTTGGAGTATATGCCACTTGAGATTATACCATTTTTTCTATTACTAATGTTTCTTAAAGCCGATAGTCATGAGACTAATTATTAAAGAACTAATTATTGCAAAAGCACAAGTTATTAGATAAGGCTCACAAATGACTTTATATGATTAATTTTAATACTAATCATCTCAAGACTTAGGGATCACAATTAAGTGGGGAGACATTTTCTAACAAGTCTTTCTCCATACACATCACTCAACGATCAAACTATCCACTAAGAAGTTCAGCTATTGGGACTTGGTGGTGGTACTTTGAGAAGTTGAGATTATATCATACCATACCAAAGCTTCATAGTTCATAGGCAGCTTCTGCAAtatcatgttttaatttaaaaatatatagacACACGACACGCGTGCCAATAAATTCGAAGTTGCAAGTAAGTCAAAATTGTCAATTGTTTCAATAAGATAACATTGTAAGAAGCCATTTactatattaaataaaatatgtaagGGTTCATTTCTTTCAAAGGCTCCTCTCAATTTCTAAGCAGTTGCTATGCAATTTCGAGTTCGTCCACACTTTCAAGTTTTCAATTTGTTGAAGAGGAAAGCAGGTGAGAAAGAAAATTCCGTGGGGACTACGCttgaaataaatattattttctaaattatatTATTACATTTCTTAATGATGTTGCATGGTACTTCTCGCGGGTAAGATAAACTTTCATCATCTCTAGTCTCACTACCTATAAATAGGACATGATCTTGATGACTTAATTTCATCCTCAATTATAGAAATAGAAGCTCTCGTTGCATTCTGGAAACGTTTCTGACCTTAACTTCCGAAAATGACGGTTAGAAtcactattattattttttcctaCTGCTCTCGAATTATGTCGTGAGTCCTACTAACAAATATCCTAAGTATactaattaatttgaaaataataatttatttaatggTTACGAgcgatatttttatttttcattaaattatAATGTGATAAGATTTTGAAATCTAATTAggtatatatattgatatatgtaTAAAGCCTTATCCCACTTTCTGAGGCTGCTGAAGTCTTGAAAATATCGACAATGGTGTTATGGTGATGATGCCAAAGTTCAAATAATTTTCTGCATTATGGCATATATATTCCCGTTCTGATCTTTAATTATGATATGTGTAAGactttatttctctattttgCAGATAGTAGAGATGTGTGTGCACATGGATTGTGCAGGTTGCGAAAACAAGATAAGGAAGGCTCTTACAAAATTACGTGGTACATAGAGACAACCTTTTTTCTTTGGTCGAATAGCAAACCTTACcttaatttaatttgtttattaaAATAAACTGAAAATATATTATAAGTAAGTGTAATTTCTTATTAATAACCTAAAGCTAAAAATAGTCTATAGGACGGTCGTGAAAATATGCATTTTTTCTTTGGAATGAGCTAATTTGAAAAATAAGTAAGCTGAAAATATGTTATAGATAAGTACTATGTACTCCTAAGTGTGAGCTTTTATTAATAAGCTATATTAATATATaggaaaataaactaaaaaatgCTAATAGGTAGAAGTGAAATTAAATTTGCATTTTTACATTGTGCAAATCGAGATGGCTTTATGGCGTCCAACACTTGTTCAAGTGCTAAACCGGTACACTATTTGTTAATTTGTAACCATGTAACATAATGGTTGtaatttgaaaaaattattgtaaaatagTTGCTAGATAATTAGTTGCCAAAAAGCTAGGAATTTGCTATAATGGTTTATACGATAGGGTATTGGAACTCCAATTGCCTTAAGGAATTTTGGACTACACCACACCCACAATTCAAGCCACCACTCTCATGGACCACCAACCCCATTTTCGGCTCACGCGCAACGTGCTCAACACTCGTAGCTACCGGTGGAAATTGGACAGACCATGTTTTGTGCGGTTCAAGCCTGACGTGCATTCTAATTTCGCAGCTCAAACTTGACTTGTGGCATGTCATAAGCAAAATTCTAAGACCTGACCTGACCTAAAACTTTAGATGGTTTGACCTTACCTACTAGCCTGATGTTTACAAGTCTATTTAACAGAAAATTTCATCTTAAAGAGATAATAGGCCAACAGATTAATAGATCTATCTACATATCATTGTGCATcttcatttatttatattattaataaaaatattaatcatGTAAACATATTGGCCTATCACAATATTTTAGTAGCAGTATTTACCTTCACCATCCCAACCGGTGGTGGACACTTGACGCCCGATTCAAACATATCCTAACATGCTGATTCAAAAACTTGTGTATGTTGTATCAGGAGTTGATAGTGTTGAGATAGACATGGGGATGCAAAAAGTGACTGTG
This window harbors:
- the LOC130711330 gene encoding mitochondrial dicarboxylate/tricarboxylate transporter DTC, producing the protein MGDEKKPKVGVWPTIKPFVNGGASGMLATCVIQPIDMIKVRIQLGQGSAVQVTSNMLKNDGVGAFYKGLSAGLLRQATYTTARLGTFRILTSKAIEANDGKPLPLYQKALCGLTAGAIGATVGSPADLALIRMQADATLPLHQRRHYTNAFHALYRIVADEGVLSLWKGAGPTVVRAMALNMGMLASYDQSVEFFKDSVGLGEASTVVAASSVSGFFAAACSLPFDYVKTQIQKMQPDAEGKYPYTGSLDCAAKTLKQGGPFKFYTGFPVYCVRIAPHVMMTWIFLNQIQKLEKSYGL